TCGAGTCGCGAAATGAAATGACATCCAGCGAGTCCGTAATGAACACAAGAGCTGTCGAAAATTTTTGTGAGTATCTGCAAATTCCGACTTTTCATCCTAATGTTAATTATggtaagtgaattaaaaaaaaaatattacaaaactataaatattttttaaaacattttttatgttactttttcTTTTACAGAAGAATGTGTggcttttataaaaaaacaggCAAAATCTCTTGATCTTCCGGTTAAGGTGTTTGAAGTCAATCCTGGTAAGTCCGTTGTAGTTATTACGTGGGAAGGAACAGAGCcagaaaaatctacaattttattaaacGGACATATGGATGTTGTACCGGCTTATTCTGTAAGTAGATAAGCCTGAaaccttttttcattaattttatataaagaagataattacattttaaattaacaagGAGATTGTGGAGGATATTTACTTcctagtttttttatttcataatgaaAGTTCCATTAACGCTCATTCAGctcattttaattagaaaaaatcttaaatccaaaaattgttttttttttcatacatatagaAACTTAGCgtgaataaataaacaaatgtattgaaGAAGAAagatactttttataaaattgaactttcttcgCTTCTTATGCTAAATTTTGAAGTTGTATTGTTTCTTCGCAAGCGTTATATTACGAAGTAAAACTAGTCATGAAACCAAGAAAATAACATTTGAACTTAAGGCACTTTATGGTCCTTCGGACACTGGGATGTTTGGGCCCTTTTACTctcagtattattattatttttgagcaTTTCAAGCTTTCCTCGGCCTTAAAATTCGTACCTAAATAGGTAGTCGGcttcatgttttatttttttgacccACTAATATTAACattctattttgaaattcaaaattttgtgaattatttttctaagctgaaatttatttttaacagaagacaCTCGCCTACGACtcgtattgaaaaaaattatgtttgtcgTAAAGTCCCACTTCTCCACCTTGATGCATAATatactttaattgaaattgtaGGAAGAATGGACATATCCACCATTCAGTGCGTATATTGATGAACAGGAAAATATTTATGCGAGAGGATCTCAAGATTGTAAATGTGTTACTATACAGCAGTTAGAAGCAGTTCGTCGTTTAAAATTAAGTGGGATTAGATTGAAAAGGACGATTCATATTTCTTTGGTGCCAGATGAAGAGGTGGGGGGATATGAAGGAATGAAAACATTTACAGAAACCCAAGATTTTAAATCCTTGAACGTAGGTTTTGCACTTGATGAAGGAACTGCTTCCCCAAATGAGGAATTTTCTATAACTTATGGAGAACGAAGCCTTTTCCGAATTTGGGTTCATTGTTCTGGTACTTCTGGTCATGGGTCACTCTTGTTCGATAATACAGTTGGAGACAAATTTGTAATTGTGCTTgatcgatttttgaaatttagagccactgaaaaagataaattaaaaaatcctgcTGTCAAGATTGGAAATGTCACTTCAGttaatttaactatgattaaggTATTCGAACCTGATTAATTAATTTCTCGcttgcctttttttaattttttaatttctttatttcttatcaaattgatttgtttggtataattttgtttaaattcagggaGGTGTGCAGCTGAACGTCATTCCGAAAGAACTTTCAGCTGGCTTTGATATTCGTTTAGCTGCTGATGTTAATCGTGAAGAATTTGAACAAATGATAAGAGGATGGTGCAAAGAAGCTGGAGAAGGGGTTTATTACACTGTTGTAATCAAAGACCCTTatgtttcaaatacaaaattagacGACCTTTTTTGGACTGCATTTAAACAAGCCTGCGATAATTTAAACATCAAATTGAACCCAATTATCCGTGCTGGAGCATCAGATTCTAGATTTCTCCGAAGTGTAAGTttctctttgtttaaatttgattaaattaaaattaattaaggcTACGCGAATTAAAATATCGAGTTAAGA
This DNA window, taken from Belonocnema kinseyi isolate 2016_QV_RU_SX_M_011 chromosome 9, B_treatae_v1, whole genome shotgun sequence, encodes the following:
- the LOC117180005 gene encoding aminoacylase-1-like, which encodes MTSSESVMNTRAVENFCEYLQIPTFHPNVNYEECVAFIKKQAKSLDLPVKVFEVNPGKSVVVITWEGTEPEKSTILLNGHMDVVPAYSEEWTYPPFSAYIDEQENIYARGSQDCKCVTIQQLEAVRRLKLSGIRLKRTIHISLVPDEEVGGYEGMKTFTETQDFKSLNVGFALDEGTASPNEEFSITYGERSLFRIWVHCSGTSGHGSLLFDNTVGDKFVIVLDRFLKFRATEKDKLKNPAVKIGNVTSVNLTMIKGGVQLNVIPKELSAGFDIRLAADVNREEFEQMIRGWCKEAGEGVYYTVVIKDPYVSNTKLDDLFWTAFKQACDNLNIKLNPIIRAGASDSRFLRSMGIPSLGFTPINNTPILMHSYNEFLNKDVFLKGIEIFMKILPEIANV